In Telopea speciosissima isolate NSW1024214 ecotype Mountain lineage chromosome 10, Tspe_v1, whole genome shotgun sequence, the DNA window aatgcccccaaataaccccaaacgacccacccggcctggtttaaactgaaaacgaatatatgtcaaaataggtatcgattcgagggtcacgtccctcaaaatcgcatccacacgtctaatatgagataaggacactttttttagaaaatcccaaacccaaaaaagtacagaaatgcccccaaaaaacaccaaacgacccacccagtctggtttaaaccaaaactgaatatatgccaaaataggtatcaattcaaagttCACGAtcatcaacatcacatccacacgtctaataagagacaaggacactttttagaaaatcccaagcccaaaaaagtacagaatttcctccaaataaccccaaaccacccacccagtctggtttaaataaaaaatgaacatatgccaaaataggcatcgattcgaaggtctcgaccctcaacattgcatccacacgtctaataagagataacgacactattttagaaaataccaaacccaaaaaagtacaaaaatgccgccaaataaacccaaacgacccacccgatctagtttaaaccgaaaatgaacatatgtcaaaataggtatcgattcgaaagtcacgaccctcaacatcgcatccacacgtcaaacaagagattaggaaactttttagaaaatcccacacccaaaaaagtacagaaatacccccaaataaccccaaacgacccacccggtctggtttaaaccaaaaatgaatatatgccaaaataggtgtcaATTTGAAGTTCACGatcatcaacatcgcatccacacgtccaataagatataaggacactttttagacaatcccaagcctgaaaagtacaaaaaaagcccccaaataaccccaaacgacccacccgatctattttgaaccgaaaatgaacatatgtcaaaataggtatcgatccgaaggtcacgaccctcaacatcgcatccacacgtctaataagagataaggacactttttaaaaaatcacaagcccaaaaaaatacagaaattctgccaaataacaccaaaccacccaccctgtcaagtttaaataaaaaatgaacatatgccgaaataggtatcgattcgaaggtcacgaccctcaacatcgcatccacacgtctaataagagataaggacactttttaaaaaaaataccaaagccaaaaaagtacagaaatgcccccaaataaccccaaatgacccacccggtctagtttaaaccgaaaatgaacatatgtcgaaataggtatcgattcgaagatcacgaccctcaacatcgcatccacacgtctaataagtgataaggaaacttttaagaaaatacaaaacccaaaaaagtactgaaatgccgccaaataaccccaaatgacctacccggtctggtttaaaccgaaaataaacatgtcgaaataggtatcgattcgaaggtcacgaccatcaacatcacatccacacaactaattaGAGATCAAAAAAAAGTGTTATATTAGAAGGGCAAAATGTAAGgttacaatcttgttgtaatcaacCTTGGTTACAACCGGATTTCCCTTTGTTAAAGATGATGTGATACTAGCTATGACATATAAAAATAACATTTATGGGCCAAAGATTGTTGCCTGATCGTGTTACCCCTACATCAATgtgggggtcaatgagagcacatgcaaGGGCATCTGTCtggatgtgattttttttttttttttaattttcactaGGGGCtgaactaggggtgtcaacgggctggtttcggttcgggcttttcggtttcggtgtgacttttatacaaaccgaaaccaaaccattaagaaatgttcggtttcggtgcggtttggtttcgggccggtttcggtttatgacaacggtttggattcggtttggtaccggttttatatgaCTACTAAGATCCGATAAgtgcttatttttttttctttctcttataagAACAACATTTGAACATTAGATAAAAGTTCATATCATATGGAAGTGGAACCCAAGAAGATTTTCAAATGCAATTACAAGATGTGACCCACTTAAAAGTCCATACAACATCtacttaaaaattatttaaaaattcaTGCAACATTTATTTAAAAGTCCATACAACATTGAACATCCACTTAAAAGTCTTAAAAGTTCAACATTAAGAATTAATGTTCCCTTAAAATAATTATGTTCTTCATTCCTCAAGAACGATAACACAACATAagacttgagagttgagaccaaAAGTGAAATAACATGTCCTACACacacaagaataaaaaatatatatatatttaactcCAAAGATCAACAATTGTTATATTTTCTTAAGAATCAAATAATAAATAGTGAAATGTGTGCAAATGCAAACTACCTTCTCAACAGGCTCGAGCAAATCCTTCTCTATCTATTATAACCTGAAGGCTCACCAGTCTCCGGTCTCCCTTTCAATCTGCAACCGTCCAAGCACATTTCCTAGCGCGTTGTCCACATCAACGGGATCATCAACATGTTCAGCTACATACATAAGAATATAAGATAGTAATTTAGCAACTAAAGtaagcaaaaatgaaaaataacttAATGGAAATTGAAAAATTACATCTGAAATCTATATCAAACATCCAGTCTCGAAGACATATCGTTGCTTGACATTGGTAGGTAGTAGTTTGCTCGATATTTGTCAATAACACGACCCCAGCGCTAAAAGGCGACTCGGATGCAACCGTTGAAACCGGTATAGCTAAGACATCACGAGCTATCCGAGCCACATCTGGATACCTTGACCCATTCGCCTTCCAAAAAGCCAACACATCATACTCATCATCATGATCACTGAATGGAATCTTGGGTTCTTCTAGATACACATCTAgctgagatttagttccattATCTACCTCAGCAATCACAGATTGCATAAATTCCTAtagaaattgaaaaatatgagtcATTAATAAGATTAGCAATGAATATGGAAACTtgcaacttaaaaaataaatcaaaattacaaGAAATGTAAAATTTACTTACAGTTCTGGTTCTAGATTTTCCAGGACGAGTGAACAGTACTGGAATCTCATAATCACTTGCATTCATACTCTTGTATTCATTAAAAAGCTGATACAAAGCAGATTTCACATTGTTTCCCATATCAATTCTAGTTGGGTCCAAAGGAGCAAGCTTAGCAAATGCCCAAGTCACAAAACTAAGTTTGTAACGAGGATCGAACACCAAGGCAATGGCCAAAATTGGACTATAGTTCCTCCAATATttgtcaaatttctttttcatttcaattgCCATTGGCCTCATAAAACTAAGCCCATGTGATACCTCTTCTAACAAACTTTTGTGAATCTCCTaaacattttcaaaatacaaaTTTGATGTAGGATACTTAGAACCTGAAAGCAAAACAGTGATTTCATAGAAGGGATGCAAAAAACCCATCAATTTTTCAATCTTTAACCATTGATCAGAATCTGGACAAGTTTTATAATTGTCCTCCACTAGTCCAAGGTTCTCAAATGCTTTCCGATAAAATAAAGCAGAATTAAGCATGATATAAGTTGAGTTCCACCTTGTGGTGACATCTCCATGCAACCCCTTACTACTTGGTAATGACAATTGCTTACAAATATCCaagaatttcattttccttgCTTGTGATCCTTTCACATAGGCTATACTAGATCGAATCAATGCCACAGACTCGTCTATGTGCTTTAGTCCATCTTGTACAATGAGATTGAGAATATGAGCACAACACCTATTATGAAAGAATTCTCCTTTACATAAAAGAGCATTCTTCAAATTCAGATTTCTCTTCAACAACTCAACAAAGCTGAAATTAGAAGTAGCATTATCCAAAGTAATTGAAAACAATTTCCGATCAATACCCCACTCAGACAAGATCTTTGAAACCATTTCACAAATATTGAGGCCAGTATGTGGAGGTGGCATGATGCAAAACTTCAATAATTTCTTATGCAACACCCAATCCTTATCAATATAATGGCCAGTCAAAGATAAGTATCCATCATTGGTGATGGATGTCCATAGATCACTTGTCAAAGAAATCTTCCCATTAAATGACTTGAGTAGATTATGGATTCTACTGGACTCCAAATTGTAAAACTTCAAAATCTCCGCCATTTGTGTGTTGCGGGTAATATGGGTGTAGTCAGGAAAAATGTATGTGATTAATTCCCTAAACTCCTCATACTCAACAAAGATTAAAGGTAACTCATGTCTCACAATAAGCCTCGTGACCTTATCACTTACCCAGACTTGGTCAACCTTTTTATCTCTTAACATTAATTTCCCATCATTAACACCCAGAGTCATTTGGGTTGGTCCTTTGTTTTTCCGTTTTGGGCAATGTAAAATATGTCTCCTAAGGGTTCCAATTCCATTAGTAGTACTATCAGCCTTATAGATTTGCCTACACCTATTGCATTTCGCTCGTTCCTTCCCATCACTAAAACCCTTCCCCTCAAGAATTTCAAACTCCTCCCAAACAAtactccttcttttcctcttggtAACATCTATTTCAACAGTTGTTGTGCCAGCAGGTTCTGTTGCTGAAATTCCAGGAATGTAAAGTCCATCATCGGACATCACATCAGCATCTGAGCCACAATCGGGCTCATCTTCCATGTTGACTTGTGTGTTGGACATTTCTATAACTAtaattaatagaaaaacatataacaTATTAATGACTAtaattaatagaaaaacatataacaaaaagaaagattttAACAACAATATTTGTGAATTTGTGACAAGTGCTGTCATATAATGACTCAGAACTTGAACTTAAGGCTTAGCAAATAAAAATCTAAGATTCTAAGTAGGAAAAGAAAGTGTTGAAGTATCAAAATCAGAAGTTCAAGAAAGTTCCTATTGCTCCCcaattcaacaaataaaagtgtGAAATACCAATAAAACTGCAATGTCCTCCAATCTGACTCAAGTCACTTGGAAGGGTATGAGATGGGACGAACTTGAGCTATGATTAGTTGATTACCCATAGGTCATAGGACTTTAAAAAGCCAGGCTATGCAAGGGAATTCAAAACTTTACCACTTTGAGTTTATTATCCAATGATGCACTCCCTTTGATCAACAAATGCTTAGTGATACAATCATTCCAGTTATGGGAGAGTAAGAGAGTATATAACCCACAAGACTAGAAGACACTTCATGAAATGTGGAGGTGTAGAGTATTTAACTGAACAACTTTAACCatcattttaaaattaaattaaaacatctcttttcttcaattACATGATATCAGTAATCAACAGTTGAGGAAATAAGCATGTGGCTATTTATAACACCAACTAATTAATATGTGGACTAAGACACGTATGCAATACAGTCAATGGATTTTGCCAGGCTGGGAGTGTTTAGATCATTTACCTAATTTCCATTTTAACTCACAAATTGGTTCCTAGCAAACCAGTCCCAAGTTGAACCTTCAAAGAGGTGAGTATATATTTCTAGAACAAGAGTAGTGCGAAACTCACACTCAAAAACCTAGAAAGACTGGcaaggttgggggggggggttggatgAAAAGGGACAGAGGATAGAATCTAGATAAACAAAAGGAATCCAAAATAATTATTTCCGTAGACCTGCCAAATGCTATCCATCAAACATCATTCAAATCTCATGAAAAAGCAACATAACTACTCAACAGTACCAATAAATCCAATTTCTCGTAAAACAAAGATCACTGAGAATTAAAGAACAATCTTAAGTATAACTGTATAAGTATCACAAAATTTCAGAACCTCAACAGTTAGTTTGAATCTGAAgatccaaaaaaattaaaaaaaaaagaagttcagaagaaactaattccaaaaacGAAACAAAGCAGTGACACGAAATTAGAAATGAAGAATCGGGAGTTGAgattggaaaaaagaagaagggatacTCGAACCTAACTCCGGTCTTTGCGAGTGACCTGAGCCCTTGAGCCTTGAGGCTTGATTGCTTGAGCAGTTTAACTCTTGAAGCTTGAGTGTCGTTGAGGGACGAGGAGTGAGGAGTGAGGACCGAGGAAGTGAGGAGTGCAGCTGCCGCTATTGCCGTTCTGCCGCAGCCGCGAGAGTCGAGAATAGAGAACTCGAGACGAGAGAGGAGAGACGAGAGAGTGAAAGAGATTAGGCCATTAGGGCATTTAGGGGGGAGTAAGTGATTTTCGGGTCTAACGGTTCGGgttgggttcgggcctaacaGTTCGGGTTTGCGGTGCACCGTCGGTCTAGCCCGGACCGAACCGAACCCGGTTGatctctggatccacaaaccgaacccaaaccACTAAGGGatcggtccggtgtggtccgggctcgttcgggtcggttcgggccggtttcagcGGGTCGGgctgggtattgacacccctaggctGAACGATCATTCTGCACACTCCTGTATTTAGGCACATAAACCACGCAAttagacaatttttttttccaacatttATTTGGCCAAAAATCCCATGCAACCTATTTGCATTGAAAATGTGATGGACATCCCTAACAATTTTTGTGAGATCAACACAATAATCACAACTTAAAGTCTTATGGTAGTTTACATTATGAAGTTTTCCATGGTATTAGCAGCAAaaccttttatttaattttgggaGATAGACAGTGTGTCATCTAATAATAGTAGGACTTCAATGGAAGTAGTGACCAACATCTATTTTCCCTACTTAGGACGTCTAATATGTAATGTTGTAAGATATACATAACGAACATACCAGTAATGTCTGTTGATGCACTTTCCAAGACTGACCTGTGTAATCTGTTACACCTTAAGATTATGCCCCAAACTTCTACCTATCTTGGCACAATGCTCTTCCCTTCAAGGGCTAAGACCAACACCTTAGGCCATGTTGTTACTAGGGTTAAGTCCAAGTTAAGCCTTTGGAAAGTCAACCATCTATCTTTTGCGGATAGAAAAATCTTGATACAATCGGTTTTGGCTGCTGTACCCTCTTACCTCATGTCTTGTTATCTGTTCCCTAATAAGATTTGCAGGTCTTTGGATTCCATTTCACTGAACTTCTGGGCTAACTCAGGCCCGAATAAGAAGACTTGTCATCTTATAAGCTGGGATAATATCTGTCAACCCACtgctgaagggggccttggatTGCGTACAGCTCTACACCATAATTAGGCCCTCATCACCAAGCTAGGATGGAGACTCATTACTGAGATTTCTACTCCATGGTCTAGGGTCCTTCGAGCTAAATACTTCCCAAAATTATCCATTTTTCACCCTAAGACTTTGGCTCTCAGAGGATCTTGGACCTGGAATAGTATTTCACACACACTTCCTTTTCTCAAACGGTTAGTGTCTAGACAGATTGGAAATGAGAAAACCACTTCCTATAGGTATGACCCGTGGCT includes these proteins:
- the LOC122643766 gene encoding zinc finger BED domain-containing protein RICESLEEPER 2-like → MSNTQVNMEDEPDCGSDADVMSDDGLYIPGISATEPAGTTTVEIDVTKRKRRSIVWEEFEILEGKGFSDGKERAKCNRCRQIYKADSTTNGIGTLRRHILHCPKRKNKGPTQMTLGVNDGKLMLRDKKVDQVWVSDKVTRLIVRHELPLIFVEYEEFRELITYIFPDYTHITRNTQMAEILKFYNLESSRIHNLLKSFNGKISLTSDLWTSITNDGYLSLTGHYIDKDWVLHKKLLKFCIMPPPHTGLNICEMVSKILSEWGIDRKLFSITLDNATSNFSFVELLKRNLNLKNALLCKGEFFHNRCCAHILNLIVQDGLKHIDESVALIRSSIAYVKGSQARKMKFLDICKQLSLPSSKGLHGDVTTRWNSTYIMLNSALFYRKAFENLGLVEDNYKTCPDSDQWLKIEKLMGFLHPFYEITVLLSGSKYPTSNLYFENV